From Pyxicephalus adspersus chromosome 7, UCB_Pads_2.0, whole genome shotgun sequence, a single genomic window includes:
- the LOC140334644 gene encoding olfactory receptor 1G1-like, which produces METNKSGPEFCILPFFLNANSELYVFNIVFFFFIYFFGVLLNIIIITVICLDLHLHTPMYLFLSNLSIIDLCYLTVNVPKLLYILLSGNNTVSFTECLVQMFFFFLSDITEVTIIFIMAYDRYVAICHPLDYHRILNKKICTLLLMVTWISACLHSSLFTASMLKIFFCSSLTIHQFFCDAKALINISCGGTEMFYSVMYTDSLLFGLIPVVCNVMSYVQIIGVILCIKSVDSRSKAFSTCSSHLSVMVIYYGSATAVYMIPPSDQYDILEQILTIFYTTVVPILNPLIYSLRNKDIKNSLSKLLTMF; this is translated from the coding sequence ATGGAAaccaataaatcagggccagaatTCTGCAttttgccattctttttaaatgcTAACAGTGAACTGTATGTATTTAACATTGTATTCTTTTTCTTCATCTATTTTTTTGGGGTTCTTTTGAACATTATTATCATAACAGTGATATGTCTGGATCTCCATTTGCACACAccaatgtatctatttctttCTAATTTGTCCATTATTGATTTATGTTACCTAACTGTTAATGTTCCAAAACTCCTCTACATCTTACTGTCTGGGAATAACACTGTATCTTTTACAGAATGTCTTgtccagatgttttttttctttctatcggACATTACTGAAGTCACCATTATATTTATAATGGCGTATGATCGCTATGTTGCAATTTGTCACCCTTTAGATTATCACCGAATACTGAACAAGAAAatctgcacattattattaatggTCACCTGGATCAGTGCATGTTTACATTCATCTTTATTTACAGCTTCCATGTTGAAGATATTCTTCTGTTCTTCTCTCACcattcaccagttcttctgtgatgcTAAAGCTCTCATCAACATTTCCTGTGGTGGGACTGAAATGTTTTACAGTGTTATGTATACAGATAGTTTACTATTTGGGCTTATTCCAGTTGTGTGCAACGTGATGTCCTATGTTCAGATTATTGGAGTAATTCTATGTATTAAATCTGTAGACAGTAGAAgcaaagccttctccacctgctcatcccaTCTCTCTGTCATGGTCATCTACTATGGATCTGCTACAGCTGTGTATATGATACCACCATCAGACCAATATGACATACTGGAACAGATCCTAACAATATTCTACACTACAGTGGTGCCCATATTGAACCCTCTCATTTATAGCTTACGAAACAAAGATATAAAGAATTCTTTGAGTAAATTGTTGACAATGTTTTAG